The stretch of DNA CCGAGGACATGGCGAAGGCGGTGAAGAAGGCTCTGCCCGCCGATGCCGCAGTGATGGTCGCTGCGGTCGCCGACTGGCGGCCCAAGGAATATCGCGGTGAGAAAATCAAGAAGCGCGGTTCGGCCCCGCCGGCGCTTATTCTGACCGAGAATCCCGACATCCTCACCAATCTCGCAGGCGGCAAGGACCGGCCCGAACTCGTGATCGGCTTCGCTGCCGAAACCGACAAGGTGGTCGAGAACGCCCGACAGAAGAGGAAACGCAAGGCGGCGGACTGGATCATCGCCAACGACGTGTCGGGAGACGTGATGGGCGGTGACGACAACCTCGTCCACATCGTCAGCGAAGACGGGGTCGAGACTCTCGAACAGATGCCCAAGCGCGATGTCGCCATGGCGCTCGTCGAGCGCATCGCCGCCAGCCTCAAGGCCGAAGCCGCCGAATGAGCGCGGGCGACACGGTTCCGGTCGAATTGAAGCGCCTGCCGCACGGCGAGGGGCTGGACCTGCCCGCCTACGCGACGCCGGGCGCAGCGGGGATGGACGTGGTTTCGGCCGAGGACGTGACGATCGCGCCGGGCGCGCGCCATCCGGTCGCGACCGGCCTCGCGCTCGCCATTCCTGCGGGATACGAAATCCAGGTGCGTCCGCGCTCGGGCCTAGCGTTCAAGCACGGGATCACCGTGCCCAACACGCCGGGGACGATCGATTCGGATTATCGCGGAGAATTGAAGATTCTTCTCATCAACCACGGGACCGAGCCGTTCGCGATCGCACGGGGCGACCGCGTGGCGCAGCTGGTGCTGGCACCGGTCGTGCAGGCCGCCTGGCGCGAGGTCGAGGAACTCGACGCGACCGAGCGCGGCGAGGGCGGCTTCGGCTCGACCGGCGGGCACGCGAAGCTTTAGCGAGCGCAGGCAAAAGAGCAAAAGAAAAGGCGGCGCCGATCCCATGGCGCCGCCTCCCTCCCATCCTGTGGGGCCGGGTCCGACCCGGCTCAGTCGATTTCCTTGACCTTCTTGCTGTCGTCGTCGCGGATCGTGATCCGC from Erythrobacter sp. encodes:
- the dut gene encoding dUTP diphosphatase codes for the protein MSAGDTVPVELKRLPHGEGLDLPAYATPGAAGMDVVSAEDVTIAPGARHPVATGLALAIPAGYEIQVRPRSGLAFKHGITVPNTPGTIDSDYRGELKILLINHGTEPFAIARGDRVAQLVLAPVVQAAWREVEELDATERGEGGFGSTGGHAKL